In one Nocardioides luteus genomic region, the following are encoded:
- a CDS encoding ABC transporter permease, with protein sequence MTWWTLARGFLRDYARNSTNLIVLVLVPVVFVLVAADSLADAARLLGGDGTALEQATAGWAAGFLAAVAMYFQVSAARDTDRRLLLCGARSLALVTARLVTGTFLAVAATAVSLTVLALRQPLDHPVRLIIGTTMFALVYLGIGAAVGSIARDPVNGTVVVLFVWILDVFFGPTLSSSESPVTRVLPTHFISLWLADTPSGHAAWLGDVGISVAWVAASLGGSALLIARTSAVGRGSRRSRHAAGSRSDQYRRGLGTGMRELVRNPAMWVLLAVVPAVFIVLSDVITPHGHTGIAVRESGRLAVRMFDPAEIHAGTMAPIAVASLAMLVGLFTVLATGDTDRRLCLAGLRPGVLLAVRLTTIGAAVLVAAAVSLAVTAAVFSPAHWPVYALGNVLVAATYALVGVLVGPLFGRVSGVFLAFLVPFLDVGISQSPMLSAQPDAWARWLPAYGGTRLVLDGALTASFDEVVPLLYAVAWLLALAALSSLLWWRTSAGPTSWAALAFSGRARP encoded by the coding sequence GTGACCTGGTGGACTCTCGCGCGCGGCTTCCTGCGTGACTACGCGAGGAACTCCACCAACCTGATCGTGCTGGTGCTGGTCCCGGTCGTCTTCGTCCTCGTCGCCGCGGACTCGCTCGCGGACGCGGCGCGGCTCCTCGGCGGTGACGGCACGGCGTTGGAGCAGGCCACGGCGGGGTGGGCGGCCGGATTTCTCGCGGCGGTGGCCATGTACTTCCAGGTCTCGGCCGCCCGCGACACCGACCGTCGGCTGCTGTTGTGCGGAGCTCGGTCGCTCGCGCTCGTCACGGCCCGGCTCGTGACGGGCACGTTCCTGGCAGTGGCCGCGACTGCCGTCTCGTTGACCGTGCTGGCGCTGCGGCAGCCCTTGGACCACCCGGTCCGGCTGATCATCGGCACCACCATGTTCGCGCTGGTCTACCTCGGCATCGGCGCCGCCGTCGGCAGCATCGCCCGCGACCCGGTGAACGGCACGGTCGTCGTGCTCTTCGTGTGGATCCTCGACGTGTTCTTCGGGCCGACCCTGTCCTCGAGCGAGAGTCCGGTCACCCGTGTGCTGCCCACCCACTTCATCTCGCTGTGGCTTGCCGACACACCCTCGGGGCACGCGGCCTGGCTCGGCGACGTGGGCATCAGCGTCGCGTGGGTGGCCGCATCGCTGGGCGGCTCGGCGTTGCTCATCGCCCGCACCTCGGCTGTCGGCCGCGGCAGCCGCCGGAGCAGGCACGCAGCCGGATCCCGCAGCGACCAGTACCGCCGGGGCCTCGGCACGGGCATGCGGGAGCTGGTACGCAACCCGGCCATGTGGGTGCTGCTGGCGGTCGTGCCCGCCGTGTTCATCGTGCTCTCCGACGTCATCACGCCGCACGGACACACCGGGATCGCGGTGCGTGAGAGCGGTCGGCTGGCGGTGAGGATGTTCGACCCGGCCGAGATCCATGCGGGAACGATGGCTCCCATCGCCGTCGCGTCACTGGCCATGCTGGTCGGCCTGTTCACGGTCCTCGCCACGGGCGACACCGATCGAAGGCTGTGCCTGGCAGGGCTGCGTCCGGGAGTCCTCCTGGCGGTCCGGCTGACCACGATCGGTGCCGCGGTGCTGGTCGCGGCAGCGGTGTCGCTCGCCGTCACAGCGGCGGTCTTCTCCCCGGCACACTGGCCCGTCTACGCCCTGGGGAACGTGCTGGTCGCCGCCACCTACGCCCTTGTCGGGGTACTCGTCGGACCGCTCTTCGGTCGGGTGAGCGGAGTGTTCCTCGCCTTCCTGGTGCCGTTCCTGGACGTAGGAATCTCCCAGAGCCCGATGCTGAGTGCCCAGCCGGACGCGTGGGCGAGATGGCTGCCGGCGTACGGAGGCACACGGCTCGTCCTCGACGGCGCGCTCACCGCCTCGTTCGATGAGGTGGTGCCGCTGCTGTACGCGGTCGCCTGGCTGCTCGCGCTCGCCGCACTCAGCAGTCTGTTGTGGTGGCGGACCAGTGCGGGCCCGACCTCCTGGGCAGCGCTCGCGTTCAGTGGCCGTGCTCGTCCGTAG
- a CDS encoding multicopper oxidase family protein has translation MWQDPEIGRRAVVRGALGVLAAGALGSCGGSGSPGTSRPVGPHSDAVRAAERLRRTSGQRVVTRSITARPGSVDLGGRTVSTWTYDDALPGPELRTRAGDLLRVELTNDLPDETSIHWHGLALSNDMDGVPGLTQDPISAGSRFVYEFTTADPGTYFFHPHTGVQLDRGLYGVLIVDDPAEPGDYDQEWVVVLDDWIDGTGQTPDDVLERLASSTGHGGMMDRTMQSELLGSAGDVDYPLYLINGRTPRAPVTLTGRPGQRARVRIVNAGSDTAFRVALGGHRLTVTHSDGFPVRPVVTDALLIGMGERYDVIVDLADGVFPLVAQAEGKSGVGLALVRTGAGAAPTVGTTVRELDRQVLLGTDLAAADGVRLGSRSIDRKLDAVLGGGMMSYRWTINGAAFPDADPLEVAQGERVSLRVRNTSMMFHPMHLHGHTFALTGSGVRKDTVVVRPHQSLEVDLQADNPGQWALHCHNVYHAETGMMTVLSYRR, from the coding sequence ATGTGGCAGGACCCTGAGATCGGGCGCCGGGCTGTCGTGCGCGGCGCTCTCGGAGTCCTGGCGGCCGGGGCCCTGGGCTCGTGCGGCGGCTCCGGCAGTCCAGGCACGTCCCGACCCGTCGGACCGCACTCCGACGCGGTCCGTGCAGCCGAGCGGTTGCGCCGTACGTCGGGGCAGCGTGTCGTGACCCGGAGCATCACCGCTCGACCCGGATCCGTCGACCTGGGCGGCAGGACGGTGTCGACCTGGACGTACGACGACGCCCTACCCGGGCCCGAGCTGCGGACGAGGGCCGGTGACCTGCTGCGGGTCGAGCTCACCAACGACCTCCCCGACGAGACGAGCATCCATTGGCACGGGCTGGCGTTGAGCAACGACATGGACGGCGTGCCGGGCCTGACCCAGGACCCGATCAGCGCCGGATCGAGGTTCGTCTACGAGTTCACCACCGCCGACCCCGGGACGTACTTCTTCCACCCGCACACCGGGGTCCAGCTCGATCGTGGCCTGTACGGCGTGCTGATCGTCGACGACCCCGCCGAGCCGGGTGACTACGACCAGGAGTGGGTCGTCGTCCTCGACGACTGGATCGACGGCACCGGACAGACACCCGACGATGTGCTGGAGCGCCTGGCATCGAGCACGGGGCACGGCGGGATGATGGACCGGACGATGCAGTCGGAACTGCTGGGAAGCGCCGGAGACGTCGACTACCCGCTCTACCTGATCAACGGACGCACCCCTCGCGCGCCGGTGACCTTGACCGGTCGCCCCGGGCAGCGGGCCCGGGTCCGGATCGTCAACGCCGGCTCCGACACCGCCTTCCGGGTCGCTCTCGGCGGCCATCGGCTGACGGTCACCCACTCGGACGGGTTTCCGGTGAGACCGGTCGTCACCGATGCCCTGCTGATCGGCATGGGCGAGCGGTACGACGTGATCGTCGATCTCGCTGACGGGGTGTTCCCGCTGGTCGCGCAGGCTGAGGGCAAGTCCGGTGTGGGGCTGGCGCTCGTGCGCACCGGCGCAGGCGCCGCGCCAACGGTGGGGACGACTGTTCGCGAGCTCGACCGGCAGGTCCTGCTGGGCACCGATCTGGCCGCGGCGGACGGTGTGCGGCTCGGTTCGCGGAGCATCGACAGAAAACTGGACGCCGTGCTCGGCGGCGGGATGATGTCCTACCGGTGGACGATCAACGGTGCCGCGTTCCCCGACGCCGATCCGCTGGAGGTGGCGCAGGGCGAACGGGTCAGCCTCCGCGTACGGAACACCTCGATGATGTTCCACCCGATGCATCTGCACGGCCACACCTTCGCGCTAACGGGGAGCGGCGTCCGCAAGGACACGGTGGTCGTGCGCCCCCATCAGAGCCTCGAGGTCGATCTCCAGGCCGACAACCCCGGCCAGTGGGCACTGCACTGCCACAACGTCTACCACGCCGAGACCGGCATGATGACCGTGCTCTCCTACCGGCGGTGA
- a CDS encoding HNH endonuclease family protein: MLRPLATVLAVVLLCAGCAEISPPDTAVQAGYGAESGEEVSLPLTEAIAKLPVAKEVTSGYEREKFNHWVDADGDCQDARNEVLLEESRKKVRGRCEVSRGTWLSTYDGVTLKRPGGLDIDHMVPLKESWESGADAWNDEQREAYANDLGDPRALIAVTAATNRSKGDQDPADWMPDATSYHCTYVADWVAVKIRWSLFVDRAEKAALKRIAAGCDNPVITVRLARAEQPEGDRGEGEVPAGGTGEDPRFDTCAKAAAKGYGPYRKGRDTEYEWYRDGDRDGTVCDS; the protein is encoded by the coding sequence ATGCTGCGCCCCTTGGCGACCGTGCTCGCCGTCGTACTCCTCTGCGCCGGTTGTGCCGAGATCTCCCCGCCCGACACCGCGGTCCAAGCCGGATACGGCGCCGAGAGCGGTGAGGAGGTCAGCCTCCCGCTGACCGAGGCCATCGCGAAGCTCCCGGTCGCCAAGGAGGTCACCTCCGGCTACGAGCGGGAGAAGTTCAACCACTGGGTCGACGCCGACGGCGACTGTCAGGACGCCCGCAACGAGGTGCTCCTCGAGGAGTCGAGGAAGAAAGTACGCGGCAGGTGCGAGGTGAGCCGGGGCACCTGGCTCTCCACGTACGACGGCGTCACCCTCAAACGCCCCGGCGGCCTCGACATCGACCACATGGTCCCGCTCAAGGAGAGCTGGGAGTCCGGCGCCGACGCGTGGAACGACGAGCAGCGGGAGGCGTACGCCAACGACCTCGGCGACCCGCGCGCCCTCATCGCCGTCACCGCCGCGACCAACCGCAGCAAGGGCGACCAGGACCCGGCCGACTGGATGCCCGACGCCACGAGCTACCACTGCACGTACGTCGCCGACTGGGTCGCCGTGAAGATCCGCTGGAGCCTCTTCGTGGACCGTGCGGAGAAGGCCGCGCTGAAGCGGATCGCGGCAGGCTGCGACAACCCCGTGATCACCGTACGTCTGGCCCGGGCCGAGCAGCCCGAGGGCGACCGCGGCGAGGGTGAGGTGCCCGCGGGCGGCACCGGCGAGGACCCCCGCTTCGACACCTGCGCCAAGGCCGCCGCGAAGGGCTACGGGCCCTACCGGAAGGGACGCGACACCGAGTACGAGTGGTATCGCGACGGCGACCGCGACGGCACCGTCTGCGACAGCTGA
- a CDS encoding heavy metal translocating P-type ATPase, with protein sequence MNHEHQHHRDPAGSHDGAVTAVLEVSGVHWASSKAVAESVLGRRPGVLGVEANPVAQTATVTFDPERTDVTQLRDWVRECGYHCSGQSVPDHICDPLASPGDHAAHGDHAARADHAAHADHEHAPTMSPHEAMGHGGHEGMSMADMVTDMRNRFLVALVLSIPILLWSPIGREVLGFDGPAPFGLRDDVFSLILSIPVVFYSSWIFFDGAWRALKARTLDMMVLVAVAIGAGWLYSLGVTLTGGGEVFYEAATVLAAFVLLGHWFEMRARGGANDAIRTLLDLAPPRATVIRDGQFVDMPTSEVRVGDLLLVRPGAKIATDGIVEEGESEVDESMVTGESLPIHKAPGDAVTGATVNASGTLRVRAAKVGADTALAQIVALVQQAQNSKAPGQRLADKAAFWLVLVALIGGAATFLVWWATGAAVTTALLFAITVVVITCPDALGLATPTAIMVGSGLGAKRGILFKNATAIETSARIDTVVMDKTGTLTKGEPEVTDVVLGDIDRTRLLALAGAVERESEHPLARAVVRYVDEAAVPRLRATGFRNVTGIGAVAEVDGHRVAVGNRRLLESEGIDEADLGRRRDEIAAGGRTAIFVAVDGRAVAVVGIADAIRETSTAAVAALHEAGIHVVMLTGDNRATAERIAAELGIDTVIAEVLPQDKAEQVEKLQAEGRVVAMVGDGVNDSPSLVQADVGIAVGAGTDVAIEAADVVLMRSDPLDVPVALLIGRGTLRKMRQNLGWAVGYNAVALPIAAGVFVPAFGLMLRPEIAALSMSGSSFLVAVNALLLRRLRLPAPATAGEPSRAGADSPVRS encoded by the coding sequence ATGAACCACGAGCATCAGCACCACCGTGACCCGGCCGGCAGCCACGACGGTGCGGTGACAGCCGTCCTCGAGGTCTCGGGAGTCCATTGGGCATCGAGCAAGGCGGTGGCCGAGTCCGTTCTCGGGCGTCGGCCGGGTGTCCTCGGCGTGGAGGCCAACCCGGTTGCTCAGACGGCGACCGTCACGTTCGATCCGGAGCGTACTGACGTGACGCAGCTGCGCGACTGGGTCCGCGAGTGCGGCTATCACTGCTCCGGGCAGTCGGTGCCCGACCACATCTGTGACCCGCTCGCGTCTCCCGGCGACCATGCGGCCCATGGGGACCACGCGGCACGTGCGGACCACGCGGCACATGCGGACCACGAGCACGCTCCCACGATGTCGCCGCACGAGGCGATGGGGCACGGGGGTCACGAGGGCATGTCGATGGCCGACATGGTCACCGACATGCGCAACCGGTTCCTGGTGGCCCTGGTGCTCTCGATCCCGATCCTGCTCTGGTCGCCGATCGGGCGCGAGGTCCTGGGCTTCGACGGCCCGGCGCCGTTCGGGCTGCGCGACGACGTGTTCAGCCTGATCCTGTCGATCCCGGTCGTCTTCTACTCGTCGTGGATCTTCTTCGACGGAGCCTGGCGCGCGCTCAAGGCGCGCACGCTCGACATGATGGTGCTGGTCGCGGTCGCCATCGGTGCCGGCTGGCTCTACTCCCTCGGGGTCACCCTGACCGGCGGTGGCGAGGTCTTCTACGAGGCCGCCACGGTGCTGGCGGCGTTCGTGCTGCTCGGCCACTGGTTCGAGATGCGCGCCCGCGGCGGAGCGAACGACGCCATCCGTACGCTGCTCGACCTCGCCCCACCCCGGGCGACGGTGATCCGGGACGGTCAATTTGTCGACATGCCGACCTCGGAGGTCAGGGTCGGAGATCTGCTGCTCGTACGTCCCGGCGCGAAGATCGCCACCGACGGCATCGTGGAGGAGGGCGAGTCCGAGGTCGACGAGTCCATGGTGACAGGGGAGAGCCTGCCGATCCACAAGGCACCCGGCGACGCGGTCACCGGCGCCACCGTCAACGCGAGCGGGACGCTGCGGGTGCGTGCCGCGAAGGTCGGCGCGGACACCGCGCTCGCGCAGATCGTGGCGCTCGTGCAGCAGGCGCAGAACTCCAAGGCCCCAGGCCAGCGACTGGCCGACAAGGCCGCCTTCTGGCTCGTGCTCGTCGCGCTGATCGGTGGAGCCGCCACCTTCCTGGTCTGGTGGGCCACCGGCGCCGCGGTCACGACAGCGCTCCTGTTCGCGATCACGGTCGTGGTGATCACCTGCCCCGACGCGCTCGGGCTCGCGACGCCGACCGCCATCATGGTCGGCTCCGGTCTGGGCGCGAAGCGCGGGATCCTGTTCAAGAACGCCACCGCGATCGAGACCTCGGCACGTATCGACACCGTCGTCATGGACAAGACCGGCACCCTCACCAAGGGGGAGCCGGAGGTGACCGATGTCGTCCTCGGCGACATCGACCGTACGCGGCTGCTGGCGCTGGCCGGTGCCGTCGAGCGCGAGTCCGAGCACCCGCTGGCCCGCGCCGTCGTCCGGTACGTCGACGAGGCCGCTGTCCCGAGGTTGCGGGCGACCGGCTTCCGCAACGTCACGGGTATCGGCGCCGTCGCCGAGGTCGACGGGCACCGGGTCGCGGTCGGCAACCGTCGGCTGCTCGAGTCCGAGGGCATCGACGAGGCAGATCTGGGTCGCCGGCGCGACGAGATCGCCGCCGGTGGGCGCACCGCGATCTTCGTGGCCGTCGACGGCCGCGCGGTCGCTGTGGTCGGCATCGCCGACGCCATCCGGGAGACCTCCACGGCTGCCGTGGCGGCTCTGCACGAGGCCGGCATCCACGTGGTCATGCTCACCGGCGACAACCGGGCCACGGCGGAGCGGATCGCCGCGGAACTCGGCATCGACACGGTGATCGCCGAGGTGCTGCCGCAGGACAAGGCCGAGCAGGTCGAGAAGCTGCAGGCCGAGGGCAGGGTCGTCGCGATGGTGGGCGACGGGGTGAACGACTCACCCTCGCTCGTCCAGGCCGATGTCGGTATCGCGGTCGGGGCTGGGACCGATGTGGCCATCGAGGCGGCCGACGTCGTCCTCATGCGATCCGACCCGCTCGACGTCCCCGTCGCCCTGCTCATCGGCCGCGGCACCCTGCGCAAGATGCGTCAGAACCTGGGCTGGGCCGTGGGTTACAACGCCGTCGCGCTTCCCATCGCGGCCGGCGTCTTCGTACCGGCGTTCGGGCTGATGCTCCGCCCGGAGATCGCGGCCCTCTCGATGTCGGGTTCGAGCTTCCTGGTCGCGGTCAATGCGCTCCTGCTGCGGCGCCTGCGGTTGCCGGCCCCGGCAACCGCAGGCGAGCCGTCTCGGGCGGGTGCAGATTCGCCTGTCCGCTCCTAG
- a CDS encoding ATP-binding cassette domain-containing protein, producing the protein MSTADLDVMLEPVAVRNVLVAAGIVKSFRRGWWPRRRRHPVLRGIDLELGAGEVVGLVGENGSGKSTMMKILVGALAQDEGTVTHEGRIGYCPQVPQVYGRLTCDDHVELFGAAYGLTSARARTSAEGLYETLGFARYADVRADELSGGTLAKLNLSLALLADPEVLLLDEPYAGFDFDTYLKFWDLVAERRAAGRSALIVSHFVVDEDRFDRIVEIRDGKAVPR; encoded by the coding sequence ATGAGCACCGCGGACCTTGACGTGATGCTCGAGCCCGTAGCGGTGAGGAACGTGCTCGTCGCCGCGGGGATCGTGAAGTCGTTCCGTCGAGGCTGGTGGCCTCGGCGGCGCCGGCACCCGGTGCTGCGGGGGATCGATCTGGAGCTCGGTGCGGGCGAGGTGGTGGGCCTCGTCGGCGAGAACGGATCAGGAAAGTCCACCATGATGAAGATCCTGGTCGGGGCCCTGGCCCAGGACGAGGGAACGGTGACCCACGAGGGGCGCATCGGATACTGCCCCCAGGTCCCTCAGGTGTACGGGCGGCTGACCTGCGACGACCACGTCGAGCTGTTCGGCGCCGCCTACGGGCTCACCTCCGCGCGGGCCCGTACCTCGGCCGAGGGCCTGTACGAGACCTTGGGCTTTGCACGCTACGCCGACGTACGAGCCGATGAGCTGTCCGGTGGCACGCTGGCCAAGCTCAACCTCTCCCTGGCTCTTCTGGCCGATCCCGAGGTGCTGTTGCTGGATGAGCCTTATGCGGGATTCGACTTCGACACGTACCTCAAGTTCTGGGACCTGGTCGCCGAGCGTCGGGCCGCGGGCCGCAGCGCCCTGATCGTGAGCCACTTCGTCGTCGACGAGGACCGCTTCGACCGGATCGTGGAGATCCGCGACGGAAAGGCGGTCCCGCGGTGA
- a CDS encoding DUF2933 domain-containing protein — protein MKTSNLGLFAVAAAIAFVGALWAGVPFGSLAVIAVLLLCPLMMIFMMKGMQGGGGSEHHDADHRRDPRSHR, from the coding sequence ATGAAGACCTCGAACCTGGGCCTGTTCGCCGTCGCGGCAGCAATCGCTTTCGTGGGGGCTCTGTGGGCCGGCGTACCCTTCGGGTCCCTTGCTGTGATCGCCGTCCTTCTGCTCTGCCCGCTGATGATGATCTTCATGATGAAGGGCATGCAGGGCGGCGGAGGAAGCGAGCATCACGACGCCGACCATCGGCGCGACCCGCGCTCACACCGCTAG
- a CDS encoding TetR/AcrR family transcriptional regulator, whose protein sequence is MPRIAAENVAEHRRLVRERIFEAFAELMAEGSYDAVTMSKLAQRADIGRTAIYHHFKDRDAVMVAFATHETSEYVASLQAQLAASEHPAERLRIYVRNHLALGEKFHMGFGPQVYGGLPEEARQEIREHIVAVEQVLAEILEQGADRGNFVVTDVDATLALVHAVLGTRHLPAERIEEFVLRAVGAL, encoded by the coding sequence GTGCCCCGTATCGCCGCCGAGAACGTCGCCGAGCACCGCAGGCTGGTGCGCGAGCGGATCTTCGAGGCGTTCGCGGAGCTGATGGCCGAGGGCAGCTATGACGCCGTCACCATGTCGAAGCTGGCCCAGCGCGCCGACATCGGGCGCACCGCGATCTACCACCACTTCAAGGACCGCGATGCGGTGATGGTCGCGTTCGCGACCCACGAGACCTCGGAGTACGTCGCTTCCCTCCAGGCACAGCTCGCGGCGAGTGAGCATCCGGCGGAGCGGCTGCGGATCTACGTACGCAACCACCTCGCGCTGGGCGAGAAGTTCCACATGGGCTTCGGACCCCAGGTCTACGGCGGGCTCCCGGAGGAGGCCCGCCAGGAGATCCGCGAGCACATCGTGGCCGTCGAGCAGGTCCTCGCCGAGATCCTCGAGCAGGGCGCCGACCGGGGCAACTTCGTCGTCACCGACGTCGACGCCACCCTCGCCCTCGTCCACGCCGTCCTCGGCACCCGCCACCTGCCGGCCGAGCGGATCGAGGAGTTCGTCCTCCGCGCCGTCGGCGCCCTGTGA
- a CDS encoding biliverdin-producing heme oxygenase has translation MSALLVDETSGAPLSALMREGSRVQHTAAETSSFMEELLAGRVNKQGYADYLLRLRKVYVALESVGRDLAATDPIAAAVHDLALERLAAIDADLAVWAPGVERDGVESAAADAYADRIEATRAWGGLYAAHHYTRYLGDLSGGQAIGRLLDRFFELDGEGVAFYEFAEIPKPKPYKDGYRARLDALDLDPAEKMRIVEEVQVAFGLNQALFEELGARLDTYRT, from the coding sequence ATGTCCGCCCTCCTTGTCGACGAGACCTCCGGAGCTCCGCTCTCCGCACTGATGCGCGAGGGCTCCCGGGTCCAGCACACCGCCGCCGAGACCTCCTCCTTCATGGAGGAGCTGTTGGCCGGACGGGTCAACAAGCAGGGGTACGCCGACTACCTGCTGCGCCTGCGCAAGGTCTACGTCGCGCTCGAGTCGGTGGGCCGTGACCTGGCCGCCACCGACCCCATCGCCGCGGCCGTCCACGACCTCGCGCTGGAGCGCCTGGCCGCGATCGACGCCGACCTGGCCGTGTGGGCGCCGGGTGTCGAGCGCGACGGCGTGGAGTCGGCGGCTGCCGATGCGTACGCCGACCGGATCGAGGCCACCCGGGCCTGGGGCGGTCTTTACGCGGCCCACCACTACACCCGCTACCTCGGCGATCTCTCCGGTGGCCAGGCGATCGGCCGGCTGCTCGACCGGTTCTTCGAGCTCGACGGCGAAGGGGTGGCGTTCTACGAGTTCGCCGAGATCCCGAAGCCGAAGCCCTACAAGGACGGCTACCGCGCCCGCCTCGACGCCCTGGACCTCGACCCTGCGGAGAAGATGCGCATCGTCGAGGAGGTCCAGGTCGCCTTCGGTCTCAACCAGGCGCTCTTCGAGGAGCTCGGCGCTCGCCTCGACACCTATCGCACGTGA